Proteins from a genomic interval of Pseudomonas versuta:
- a CDS encoding WecB/TagA/CpsF family glycosyltransferase produces the protein MGDTVETIRSSIAKGHFTQHVVVNVAKLVNMRDDPQLKESVHSCDIINIDGMGVVLGARFLGHSVPERVAGVDLFHELLKMSEANQYSVFLLGARDEVVSTATNNVLALYPRLKVAGYHHGYFWDDEAALVEKVRASGAQLLFVAITSPKKENFINRWRDQLGVDFVMGVGGTFDVVAGKVKRAPKWMQQYGLEWLYRVIQEPSRMWKRYLSTNLKFAALLAKEKIKPLADRK, from the coding sequence ATGGGCGATACGGTCGAAACTATTCGAAGTTCGATCGCAAAGGGTCACTTCACCCAGCACGTGGTTGTGAATGTCGCCAAACTTGTAAATATGCGTGACGACCCTCAACTTAAAGAGTCTGTTCATTCATGTGACATCATTAATATTGATGGCATGGGCGTGGTATTAGGCGCTCGATTTCTCGGCCACTCCGTGCCAGAGCGGGTTGCAGGTGTCGACCTGTTTCATGAACTGCTGAAAATGAGTGAGGCCAACCAGTATTCAGTATTTTTATTGGGCGCAAGAGACGAAGTAGTTTCAACCGCCACCAATAATGTATTGGCGCTCTACCCAAGACTAAAAGTAGCTGGTTATCATCACGGCTATTTCTGGGATGACGAGGCCGCACTGGTCGAGAAGGTTCGCGCTTCCGGTGCGCAGTTGTTGTTTGTTGCTATCACCTCACCGAAGAAGGAAAACTTCATTAACCGCTGGCGTGACCAGTTGGGTGTCGACTTCGTGATGGGTGTAGGCGGAACCTTCGACGTGGTCGCAGGCAAAGTCAAGCGAGCTCCGAAGTGGATGCAACAATACGGTTTGGAATGGCTGTACCGTGTCATTCAGGAACCTAGCCGGATGTGGAAACGCTACCTCAGTACCAACCTGAAGTTCGCAGCATTGCTGGCCAAAGAGAAAATTAAGCCCCTGGCTGACAGAAAATGA
- a CDS encoding polysaccharide biosynthesis/export family protein produces the protein MIRSLSLAVLAGLALQGCMFAPGQYLDTSEIGTEGSPESSRVELIPITPKLIAQNAATHVSSSVPAELLAFKPQAYRIGANDVLYITVWDHPELTAPSGPQQQIDANGRLVRPDGTIFYPYIGKLDAAGKTIEELRSTIAQRLAQYVDSPQVDLSVLRFASQKAILAGAVVKAGPVPITTSPLSVVEAIGAAEIDPLNADLSGLVLTRDGREYVLDLDTLNSQGSQLQNVFLKDGDQLYLPYNDRKKIYVMGEVLVPQAIRFRTKHMNLADVVGSVGGLNQTTSNGNALYVIRGADNIETEPAKVFQLDAQSPTAFAIANRFELKPQDIVYVGPAQVTRWNRLISQLLPSATILGTGAAAGNNLSEANSR, from the coding sequence ATGATTCGTAGTTTGTCGCTCGCGGTACTTGCAGGGCTCGCCCTGCAAGGTTGTATGTTTGCGCCCGGTCAATACCTGGACACCAGTGAAATCGGTACTGAAGGCTCTCCAGAAAGCAGTCGGGTCGAGTTGATTCCCATCACTCCCAAGCTGATCGCGCAAAACGCGGCGACACACGTCTCAAGCTCGGTGCCAGCAGAATTGCTGGCATTCAAGCCGCAGGCTTACAGGATCGGGGCCAATGACGTGTTGTACATCACGGTTTGGGACCATCCTGAGTTGACAGCACCTTCAGGGCCGCAACAACAGATTGACGCGAACGGTCGCTTGGTGCGCCCGGATGGCACAATCTTTTATCCCTACATTGGCAAGCTCGACGCGGCGGGTAAAACCATCGAAGAACTGCGTTCGACCATTGCTCAACGCTTGGCGCAATACGTTGATAGCCCACAAGTAGACTTGAGCGTATTACGCTTTGCTAGTCAAAAAGCGATTCTAGCGGGCGCTGTGGTCAAGGCCGGGCCAGTACCTATTACAACCTCCCCACTTAGCGTTGTCGAGGCAATAGGGGCCGCAGAAATTGACCCTCTCAATGCCGATTTATCCGGACTGGTTCTTACCCGGGATGGCAGAGAATATGTACTGGATCTGGATACTCTCAATAGCCAAGGGTCGCAGTTGCAGAACGTATTTCTGAAAGATGGCGACCAGTTATACCTGCCCTACAACGATCGTAAAAAGATTTATGTGATGGGTGAGGTACTGGTGCCGCAGGCGATCAGATTCAGAACAAAACACATGAACCTTGCGGACGTAGTCGGCTCGGTTGGCGGGCTCAATCAAACCACTTCCAATGGTAATGCGCTGTATGTCATTCGTGGTGCAGACAACATTGAGACCGAGCCGGCCAAGGTGTTTCAGCTGGACGCGCAGTCACCTACCGCTTTTGCGATTGCCAACCGCTTTGAACTCAAGCCCCAGGACATCGTTTACGTTGGCCCGGCTCAGGTAACGCGCTGGAACCGTTTGATCAGCCAACTGCTACCATCGGCGACCATTCTCGGTACCGGCGCTGCCGCAGGTAACAACCTCAGTGAAGCCAACAGCCGATAA
- a CDS encoding YjbF family lipoprotein: MKTLRNRSCLVACLLLCGCSPLMKGSLDTFKATVHNVEPLQVTAADVAKVPFAQIKVTTPSSEGVMAKLRQLGDLQFWVASGKQVLLMRDGLVVRSIGLQPSLDGTRFDGESPFKRGLQHVVDGETSTRWIDIYEGEQVGLMVNSRFIRKGLETVTIVDQRYVAQRIDEEFEIPALGFKATNRYWVRPDDGLVLQSRQYLTPELELKIVHLRPDWESSR, translated from the coding sequence TTGAAAACTCTTCGTAACCGCTCATGCCTGGTGGCGTGCTTGTTGCTGTGTGGCTGCAGCCCGCTGATGAAAGGCTCTCTGGACACCTTCAAAGCTACTGTCCACAACGTTGAGCCGCTGCAAGTTACAGCGGCCGACGTCGCAAAGGTGCCGTTTGCGCAAATCAAGGTCACCACCCCTTCTAGCGAAGGTGTAATGGCCAAACTTCGTCAGCTGGGCGATCTGCAGTTCTGGGTCGCCTCTGGCAAGCAAGTGTTACTGATGCGCGACGGTCTGGTAGTGCGCTCCATAGGACTGCAACCAAGTTTGGATGGCACCCGTTTCGACGGAGAGTCGCCGTTCAAGCGAGGCTTACAGCATGTGGTTGACGGTGAAACCAGTACCCGCTGGATTGATATCTATGAAGGCGAGCAAGTCGGCCTGATGGTCAACAGCCGCTTTATCCGCAAAGGTCTGGAAACCGTGACCATCGTCGATCAGCGCTACGTGGCACAGCGGATTGACGAGGAGTTCGAGATCCCTGCCTTGGGGTTTAAGGCAACCAACCGTTATTGGGTCCGGCCAGACGATGGCCTGGTGCTGCAGAGCAGACAGTATCTGACGCCGGAGCTTGAGTTGAAAATTGTGCACCTGCGTCCTGACTGGGAGAGCTCCCGGTGA
- a CDS encoding capsule biosynthesis GfcC family protein: MKHLKKLTLFLLLSHGALSHADVTVSGDAAKPGTFPFTPGSRLLDVVKQARPNPESYWFAAAWLHQPLLEQQTRLKAGVLFDLKMLQRGALLNNNSTLAALAARLFEDVSQMPVTGRKVAVLDPVALEVGFARNYALSDGDQLVYPARTNTVKVVGAVEKPCTLPYQVQQEARDYLDNCPALPEAEADYLWLIHPDGKYRRVAIAAWNREDGVHATAGSTILVPVRNDIPDLPTPDLNEQLAQFLATQPLAEVAP, from the coding sequence GTGAAGCATTTGAAAAAACTGACCCTATTCCTGTTGCTCAGCCATGGCGCACTTAGCCACGCCGATGTGACAGTAAGCGGTGATGCAGCGAAGCCGGGGACCTTCCCTTTTACTCCGGGCTCGCGCTTGCTGGATGTGGTCAAGCAAGCCAGGCCTAATCCTGAAAGCTACTGGTTCGCCGCTGCCTGGTTGCACCAGCCATTGCTGGAGCAACAGACACGGTTGAAAGCCGGAGTGCTTTTCGACCTGAAAATGCTGCAACGTGGCGCGCTGTTAAACAACAACAGCACCCTTGCAGCCCTGGCTGCACGTCTGTTTGAAGATGTGAGCCAAATGCCCGTTACTGGTCGCAAGGTCGCTGTACTTGACCCGGTTGCGCTGGAAGTTGGTTTTGCCCGCAACTATGCGCTCAGTGATGGTGATCAGCTTGTTTACCCGGCTCGCACCAATACCGTCAAAGTAGTCGGAGCTGTGGAGAAACCTTGCACCCTGCCCTATCAGGTGCAGCAAGAAGCACGTGATTACCTGGACAACTGCCCGGCATTACCAGAGGCAGAAGCTGACTATCTGTGGCTGATCCATCCGGACGGCAAATACCGTCGTGTCGCTATCGCCGCTTGGAATCGCGAGGACGGGGTGCATGCCACCGCCGGCAGCACGATTCTTGTGCCTGTGCGCAACGACATTCCCGATTTGCCCACGCCTGATTTGAATGAGCAATTGGCCCAGTTTCTCGCCACTCAACCGTTGGCCGAGGTTGCACCTTGA
- a CDS encoding YjbH domain-containing protein, whose amino-acid sequence MKLRFAVVVLLPYSLAHAEPRYTQNDFGGVGLLQTPTARMAPAGELSLNANRTDPYSRYSLSLQPLDWLEGTFRYTAFSNRKYGVEALSGSQSYKDKAVDAKARLWQETHWLPEIALGFRDIGGTGLFSSEYFVANKRFNNLDFSLGIAWGYIGNRGDFDNPLGYIDGRFETRPTSSTAGNVNTSSYFRGSPSLFGGVTYQTPWTPLSMKFEFDGNDYKHEPLNSSLKQDSPINIGAVYKLNENIDLTAGWERGNTALFGITLHTNFVSRKAPAKTYDPPAEPLPSKAPTTPLNQVDWAEVSKKLENNAGYKVERIAQRDSELMVYGEQSKYFYPAKAVGRASRILDNTANDDIQWFTMVGKRYGMPVEETSVPRKTFRDVVNNEQDLVALHRTAEINRADPHVENTLYSQKADPFTYGFGLGYQQNLGGPDGFLLYQINAYAEGQYRFTPGTWASGGISANLLNNYDKFKYDAPSNLPRVRTDIRQYVTTSEVTMPALQLNHAQKLGQDLYGMVYGGYLEPMYAGVGGELLYRPMGERWSIGADLNYVSQREFDQGFGLRDYRTLTGHVTTYTKLPFDLDAAVSVGRYLARDWGTTIDISREFGNGVKFGGWVTRTTASAEEYGEGSFDKGIYISIPFDEMMSVSTMSRANIAWAPLTRDGGAMLHRQYSLHTMTDGRNRDAFYENIEKITE is encoded by the coding sequence TTGAAGTTACGTTTTGCTGTTGTTGTATTACTGCCTTACAGCCTGGCCCATGCAGAGCCACGCTATACCCAAAATGATTTCGGTGGTGTGGGCCTGTTGCAAACCCCTACGGCACGCATGGCTCCTGCTGGTGAGTTGAGTTTGAACGCCAACCGTACAGATCCTTACTCGCGTTATAGCTTATCTTTACAACCGCTGGACTGGCTGGAAGGTACATTCCGCTATACCGCGTTTAGCAACCGCAAGTACGGCGTTGAGGCGCTTAGCGGAAGTCAAAGCTATAAGGATAAAGCAGTTGATGCTAAAGCACGTTTATGGCAAGAGACTCATTGGTTACCAGAAATTGCATTAGGCTTTCGAGATATCGGTGGTACAGGGCTTTTTTCCAGTGAGTACTTTGTAGCAAACAAGCGCTTTAACAACCTGGACTTTAGTCTAGGTATTGCTTGGGGTTATATCGGTAACCGTGGGGATTTTGATAACCCACTAGGCTACATAGATGGTCGCTTTGAAACAAGACCAACTAGTTCTACCGCTGGCAATGTAAATACAAGCTCGTACTTTAGAGGGTCCCCATCTTTGTTTGGCGGTGTCACGTACCAAACTCCTTGGACTCCATTAAGTATGAAGTTCGAGTTCGATGGCAATGACTACAAACATGAACCATTAAATAGCAGCTTGAAACAGGACTCCCCCATAAATATTGGCGCAGTCTATAAACTTAATGAAAACATTGACCTTACTGCTGGATGGGAACGCGGCAATACCGCGCTATTCGGCATCACGCTGCATACCAACTTTGTTAGTCGCAAGGCACCAGCCAAAACCTACGATCCACCTGCCGAGCCGCTACCTTCTAAAGCACCGACCACGCCATTGAATCAGGTTGACTGGGCAGAGGTTTCGAAAAAGCTGGAAAACAACGCTGGCTATAAAGTGGAACGAATTGCTCAGCGTGATTCAGAACTGATGGTGTACGGCGAGCAATCGAAGTACTTCTATCCGGCCAAGGCCGTGGGAAGAGCCAGCAGGATTTTGGACAATACTGCGAATGACGATATTCAGTGGTTCACGATGGTTGGGAAGCGTTATGGCATGCCAGTTGAAGAAACCAGCGTGCCGCGCAAAACGTTCCGCGACGTAGTCAACAACGAACAGGATCTGGTTGCCCTGCACCGCACTGCCGAGATTAACCGGGCCGATCCGCATGTGGAGAACACACTGTACAGCCAGAAAGCTGATCCTTTTACCTATGGTTTCGGTTTGGGATATCAACAGAACCTCGGCGGCCCCGACGGATTTCTTCTGTACCAGATCAATGCCTATGCAGAAGGCCAATACCGATTTACTCCTGGTACCTGGGCAAGTGGTGGCATCAGCGCCAACCTGCTGAACAATTATGACAAATTTAAATACGACGCCCCAAGCAACCTGCCGCGAGTGCGTACGGATATACGTCAATACGTCACCACTTCCGAAGTGACTATGCCAGCACTGCAATTGAACCACGCTCAAAAACTGGGCCAGGATTTATATGGCATGGTCTACGGCGGTTATCTCGAACCCATGTACGCAGGTGTCGGCGGCGAGTTGCTATACCGTCCGATGGGCGAGCGCTGGTCGATTGGAGCCGATTTGAATTATGTGAGCCAGCGTGAGTTTGATCAGGGTTTTGGACTGCGGGACTACAGAACGCTGACCGGTCACGTAACTACCTACACCAAACTGCCATTCGACCTTGATGCAGCAGTAAGTGTCGGTCGTTATCTGGCACGCGACTGGGGCACCACAATCGATATCTCACGCGAATTCGGCAATGGCGTGAAATTCGGTGGCTGGGTGACACGAACTACTGCTTCTGCAGAAGAATATGGTGAAGGTAGCTTCGACAAAGGGATTTATATCTCTATTCCATTCGACGAAATGATGAGCGTATCCACCATGAGCCGCGCCAACATAGCGTGGGCGCCACTTACTCGAGACGGTGGCGCGATGCTTCATCGCCAATACTCGTTGCACACGATGACTGATGGCAGAAACCGGGATGCATTCTATGAAAACATCGAAAAAATCACAGAGTGA
- a CDS encoding helix-turn-helix domain-containing protein has product MLSAGYKVDLNTASVLSCIQTEALNDDIKKLISSDAKHIDAYDYVKAKEHNFYGTSAFFIEVGLSENVIDSFELVKKFRQVNQTACIFILATYTKSFSSINYYLAGADHCIKLPTDPDEKSKLLMRTINESHWKKKTQLFLDRTRLLLSTNTSKLEISYTEMIIIDALLRAPNHAMSQDDIAKTLDPNIVFYDPRALEKTISRLRTKIKKAYHLELIFSIRAFGYRLRRETVSG; this is encoded by the coding sequence ATGCTTTCCGCAGGATACAAGGTCGATTTAAATACAGCTTCCGTATTGAGTTGTATACAAACTGAAGCGCTTAATGACGATATTAAAAAGCTTATCTCTTCAGACGCTAAGCATATAGACGCCTACGATTACGTAAAAGCCAAGGAGCATAATTTTTACGGCACAAGTGCATTTTTTATAGAGGTAGGATTATCGGAAAACGTCATTGACAGTTTTGAATTAGTTAAAAAATTCCGCCAGGTCAATCAAACAGCTTGTATCTTCATATTGGCAACCTATACCAAATCTTTTTCAAGTATAAATTATTACCTTGCCGGGGCGGACCACTGTATAAAATTGCCAACAGATCCTGATGAAAAGTCAAAGCTCTTAATGCGTACAATCAACGAGTCACACTGGAAGAAAAAAACTCAGTTATTCCTTGACCGTACACGACTTTTATTAAGCACCAACACCAGCAAACTTGAAATTTCGTACACCGAAATGATCATCATTGATGCACTGCTGCGAGCACCAAATCATGCGATGAGTCAGGATGACATTGCAAAAACACTTGACCCAAATATCGTCTTTTATGATCCAAGGGCCTTGGAAAAAACCATCAGCCGCTTAAGAACCAAAATAAAAAAAGCTTACCATCTAGAACTTATATTCAGTATTCGAGCATTTGGTTATCGACTGCGTAGGGAGACGGTTTCGGGATAA
- a CDS encoding winged helix-turn-helix domain-containing protein, with product MPPNQTPPPHSSVHETWLFDLQSRELFTVSARIQLTAIESLLIKTLIFNEARICSKQELILGIDKDADNYRGLEMCLSRLQSKFKNAFGERLFRSVRNRGYCLVQEVKSAY from the coding sequence ATGCCACCTAATCAAACGCCTCCCCCGCACTCCTCTGTACATGAAACTTGGCTGTTCGATCTCCAGTCACGAGAACTGTTCACAGTCTCAGCCCGGATTCAGCTTACAGCAATTGAATCCCTGCTAATAAAGACACTGATATTCAACGAAGCACGTATTTGCAGCAAGCAAGAGCTGATTCTCGGCATCGATAAAGACGCAGATAATTATAGAGGATTGGAGATGTGCCTAAGTCGGCTTCAGAGCAAATTCAAAAATGCTTTTGGCGAACGCCTTTTTCGCTCCGTGCGCAACCGAGGCTACTGCCTGGTCCAAGAAGTGAAAAGCGCGTACTAA
- a CDS encoding undecaprenyl-phosphate glucose phosphotransferase → MIHTRIDRKSITKGLTFWGQWFISMSLVISALFIMVYSKNGAIDLHYRTLAILTVLLSVPAYSATRAFYKRHTYFNGLIRLLCGWTFILASLSIIGFITKSNELFSREILISWAFLAYAIQVPAYLILHYLSRYYHQRINHHYNSLIIGSDGVALKLADSFVQQNHFPLVGVVSASPFEDSENSPLIVGELTQLRALITEHNIRRLYIALSLQDAQRIEALYIDLLDMNVDVVWVPDLDSMLLLNHSVSEVGGRPAIHLNESPLTSHPTAAFSKALMERSLSLSAIILLSPVLIVIALAVKLSSPGPILFKQQRHGWNGKVIQVWKFRSMQVHDDKHVQQASRHDSRVTAVGRFIRRTSLDELPQLFNVLHGDMALVGPRPHAVAHNDYYTGKIHAYMARHRIKPGITGLAQISGCRGETDTLDKMQKRVEIDLDYINNWSLWLDIKIMIKTPFTLISKDIY, encoded by the coding sequence TTGATACATACTCGTATAGATAGAAAATCCATCACCAAAGGGCTCACCTTTTGGGGACAGTGGTTCATTTCTATGAGCCTCGTCATATCAGCACTATTTATTATGGTGTATTCCAAAAATGGTGCTATTGATCTCCATTACAGAACACTTGCCATTTTAACTGTGCTCCTTTCAGTGCCCGCCTATTCCGCAACCCGTGCTTTTTATAAAAGACACACATACTTTAACGGACTCATTCGCCTGCTGTGCGGATGGACGTTTATATTGGCATCCCTAAGCATTATTGGATTTATCACCAAATCCAACGAATTATTTTCTCGTGAGATCTTGATTAGTTGGGCTTTCCTCGCCTATGCCATTCAAGTTCCTGCTTATTTGATACTTCATTACTTATCCCGCTACTATCACCAACGGATAAATCATCACTACAACAGCCTTATTATTGGTTCTGACGGTGTTGCCTTAAAGCTTGCAGACAGTTTTGTTCAACAAAACCACTTCCCTCTTGTTGGCGTGGTCAGCGCATCCCCCTTTGAGGATTCTGAAAACTCTCCACTAATTGTCGGCGAGTTGACACAGCTACGGGCACTGATTACTGAGCACAACATACGACGTCTTTACATTGCTTTATCATTACAAGATGCGCAGCGTATTGAAGCTCTTTATATTGACCTCTTAGATATGAATGTTGATGTGGTCTGGGTACCAGACCTGGACAGCATGTTATTGCTGAACCACTCTGTCAGTGAAGTTGGCGGTCGTCCAGCTATTCACTTAAATGAAAGCCCGTTGACTAGCCATCCTACGGCCGCTTTTAGCAAGGCACTTATGGAGCGATCTTTATCGTTAAGCGCAATCATATTGCTTAGCCCGGTCCTGATTGTCATTGCATTAGCCGTTAAATTAAGCTCACCTGGGCCTATTCTTTTCAAACAACAACGTCATGGATGGAACGGTAAAGTAATACAAGTCTGGAAGTTTCGTTCCATGCAGGTTCATGACGACAAACACGTACAACAAGCTAGTCGACATGACTCTCGTGTGACTGCGGTCGGCCGCTTTATACGGAGAACTTCACTGGATGAGTTACCGCAGCTGTTCAACGTTCTTCATGGTGATATGGCCCTTGTAGGACCACGCCCACATGCCGTTGCCCACAATGATTATTACACCGGGAAAATCCATGCCTACATGGCCCGCCATCGGATCAAGCCCGGTATCACGGGCCTGGCACAAATAAGTGGATGCCGCGGTGAAACAGACACCCTTGACAAGATGCAAAAACGGGTCGAGATCGACCTTGACTACATCAACAACTGGTCGTTGTGGCTCGATATAAAAATCATGATCAAGACCCCGTTCACCCTAATATCAAAAGATATTTATTGA
- a CDS encoding right-handed parallel beta-helix repeat-containing protein — protein MTHNTGNPIGSTSPKDLTDNTKNLDLFLNGDNPLYPDRNGVPRKSWKGMEGEFNAGQAHRESVFVTDQDKREVKFSSFLDASGYEAPVPYASGFSLVRPTQTITYLGKEYRAKSAFLPLITTNWVVDESKLKLVGDDALRQDVADSSDPKKGARMIGFSDRLAPSYLKTVSDILNAGSVSVMRFISRDEHAALYAGDSEKDYTTNINEAFASMINGGELTLPPVTFNTTGLEFSSAHNLKITGMGWKSVIKNNSRTCAHGIWVRGDIAEDRTYGLDISSLTLEGNPASGDGLRLDRLGWYDVDAKEASVTNIHKLKVMNSGKNGIQVGRNSTEGAGNSVNIIGSVIRCSGRTGIVGVGQTNMINVLGCNITLSARDGVELNQVASTNAVTHTLIADNKRYGVYAFRCEQPMITHNGFNRNGGGGLAFSGVPLGSIKYTEAGLIFANLFGANGKLSTSSREVSIYASKGINILANYFYGTGQKSMIYLGDYAEGIAISGNHFKDLTTEAMLEIKSGVVGTTYTFDDDVDESNLRNIMSNKVVQHVVESGASFLQTRNSLSDLEPRFIIDGDGAMSWGAGNKSVDVSLKRVTPEMITCSGGIQASTLMVADGISTPSAVNGYARLFLDSSDGQLKIRMPNGDIRTFTFT, from the coding sequence ATGACGCATAACACTGGAAATCCGATAGGGTCAACGTCGCCGAAAGATCTGACCGATAACACCAAAAATCTGGATCTGTTTTTGAACGGAGATAATCCGTTATACCCTGATCGCAATGGTGTACCGCGTAAGTCATGGAAGGGGATGGAGGGGGAATTTAATGCGGGCCAGGCTCATCGGGAATCAGTGTTTGTTACAGATCAGGATAAACGGGAAGTTAAGTTTTCATCGTTCTTAGATGCCAGTGGATATGAGGCCCCTGTGCCATATGCCTCAGGTTTTTCGCTGGTTCGCCCTACTCAGACGATCACCTATCTTGGTAAGGAATATAGGGCTAAGAGTGCCTTTCTACCTCTGATCACTACCAACTGGGTAGTTGATGAGTCAAAGCTTAAACTGGTCGGGGATGATGCCCTGAGACAGGACGTGGCAGACTCCTCCGATCCAAAAAAAGGGGCTCGGATGATCGGGTTCTCAGACAGGCTTGCTCCCTCCTATTTGAAAACAGTAAGCGATATTTTGAATGCTGGCAGTGTTTCAGTGATGCGGTTCATCAGTCGAGATGAGCATGCTGCATTGTATGCAGGCGATTCTGAAAAAGATTACACCACCAATATTAATGAGGCGTTCGCGTCAATGATTAACGGTGGAGAGCTGACCCTTCCTCCAGTAACCTTCAATACTACAGGGCTTGAATTTTCGAGTGCTCACAACCTAAAAATCACGGGGATGGGTTGGAAATCTGTGATTAAAAATAATAGCAGGACTTGTGCTCACGGCATCTGGGTGCGCGGTGATATTGCGGAAGATCGTACTTACGGATTAGATATTTCTTCACTGACTCTAGAAGGTAATCCCGCAAGCGGAGATGGCCTGCGTCTCGATAGACTAGGGTGGTATGACGTCGATGCCAAAGAGGCGAGTGTAACCAATATCCATAAACTTAAAGTAATGAATAGCGGAAAAAATGGTATCCAGGTAGGTCGAAATTCGACAGAGGGAGCGGGAAACTCTGTTAATATAATTGGGTCCGTAATACGTTGTAGTGGCAGAACGGGAATTGTAGGTGTCGGCCAGACAAATATGATAAATGTGTTGGGGTGTAATATCACGCTCAGTGCTCGAGATGGAGTGGAACTTAACCAGGTGGCAAGTACTAATGCAGTAACGCACACACTAATTGCCGATAATAAGCGCTATGGGGTATACGCATTCCGGTGTGAGCAGCCGATGATTACTCATAATGGATTTAATCGGAATGGAGGAGGAGGTCTAGCGTTTAGTGGCGTCCCTTTAGGTTCAATAAAATACACTGAGGCCGGATTGATATTTGCCAATCTTTTTGGGGCTAATGGTAAATTGTCAACTTCTAGTCGCGAGGTTTCGATCTACGCTTCCAAAGGTATTAATATTCTGGCTAACTACTTCTATGGTACTGGTCAGAAATCAATGATCTACCTTGGTGATTATGCAGAAGGTATAGCTATATCAGGAAACCATTTTAAAGATCTGACTACAGAGGCTATGCTTGAAATTAAATCAGGGGTAGTTGGTACTACTTATACATTTGATGATGACGTGGATGAGTCTAATCTTCGTAATATTATGTCAAATAAAGTTGTGCAGCACGTTGTAGAGTCTGGAGCGAGTTTTTTGCAGACTCGTAACTCTCTGAGTGACTTGGAACCCAGATTTATTATTGACGGCGACGGCGCAATGAGTTGGGGTGCGGGAAATAAATCTGTAGATGTATCCCTGAAGAGAGTCACTCCTGAAATGATAACTTGCTCGGGCGGCATTCAGGCGAGTACCTTAATGGTGGCTGATGGTATCTCAACGCCTAGCGCAGTGAATGGGTATGCTCGTTTATTTCTAGACTCTTCAGACGGCCAACTGAAAATCCGTATGCCAAATGGTGATATACGGACATTCACTTTTACATGA
- a CDS encoding YceI family protein, with protein sequence MSPRSLRTIALAVTFTLGSSPGADAAEYTNVNPSASTLSFTYNQMGSKVYGTFGKFVGTLDFDTEHPEAARAKLTIDLDSIDAGSEDANTELQKPAWFDTTAYPVAIFESTRIKDLGNNRYQFIGNLTLRGLTKEVTVPVLLKSERTIGIFDAELLLKRSDFNVGAGEWSDSFVSDDIDIRLRIVTPEH encoded by the coding sequence ATGAGCCCTCGATCGCTACGCACCATCGCACTGGCTGTCACTTTCACGCTCGGCTCTTCTCCTGGAGCTGATGCCGCCGAATACACCAACGTCAACCCCAGCGCCAGCACCCTAAGTTTTACCTACAACCAGATGGGATCAAAGGTATATGGCACGTTTGGAAAATTTGTCGGGACCCTCGATTTCGACACCGAACACCCCGAGGCGGCCCGGGCCAAACTGACCATCGACCTCGACAGCATCGATGCCGGTAGCGAAGACGCCAACACTGAGTTGCAAAAGCCTGCCTGGTTCGACACCACTGCTTATCCAGTGGCGATCTTTGAGTCGACCCGCATTAAAGACCTGGGCAATAACCGCTACCAGTTCATTGGCAACCTTACACTCAGGGGGCTTACCAAGGAGGTGACAGTGCCGGTGCTTCTGAAGTCTGAGCGAACCATCGGCATCTTCGACGCAGAGTTGCTGCTCAAACGCAGTGACTTCAACGTTGGCGCAGGCGAGTGGTCTGACAGTTTTGTTTCCGACGATATCGACATACGATTGCGGATAGTGACACCGGAACATTGA
- a CDS encoding DUF2388 domain-containing protein, giving the protein MRLKPAIATLACLSLTVGTAMANSFLGDVISSGATSSSTYLTLKDRKLIVAARDDASSFVASDGGIRGPYLEAAMQKARFDNPDLQATDMELANAILAKNAVAWE; this is encoded by the coding sequence ATGCGTCTTAAACCTGCTATCGCTACCCTCGCCTGCTTGTCCCTCACTGTCGGCACAGCGATGGCTAACAGCTTTTTGGGTGACGTCATCTCGTCCGGCGCCACCAGTAGTTCGACTTACCTGACGCTCAAGGATCGCAAGCTGATCGTTGCAGCCCGGGACGATGCAAGCAGTTTTGTCGCAAGCGACGGTGGCATCCGAGGCCCGTACCTTGAAGCCGCCATGCAAAAAGCCCGCTTCGACAACCCTGATCTGCAGGCCACGGACATGGAACTGGCGAATGCGATTCTGGCGAAAAACGCCGTAGCTTGGGAGTAA